AAAATGGCGACTAGCATGGTTACCGCTAACACAAGTGCGGCAGGGCGGGTTAATAAGCCTAATATAAGTAATAAGCCACCAAAAAATTCGGCGCTGCCGGCAAGTAATGCCATTAAAAATCCGGGCGCAAGGCCAATCGACTCCATCCACTGACCTGTACCTTCTAAACCGTATCCGCCAAACCAAGCGAATAGTTTTTGCGCGCCATGAGCAGCAAAAATGACACCTGCAGATACGCGCAGAGGTAGAGTTGAAATATGCTCTTGAGTAGTCAGTACGTTTTTAAGGGTTGAAAAGTTCATATTAAATCCTCGTATATGGCTAAGCTTTTTGTTTAGTTGTGTTGTTAAGTTGTGGCCATTGTATAAAGGTTTATTTATCGGAATAACCTGATATATTTGCTGAATATGTTCAAAAATTTTGAATAATCATTTCTGGTTAATTATGTACAACTCAGCCATTACCTTAGAAGCACTTATCGTATTAGATGCAATTGATAATCGAGGCAGTTTTGCCGCCGCCGCAGAGCAATTAAATAAAGTCCCTTCTGCGCTTTCATATATAGTGCAAAAGCTAGAAGAGCAGCTCGCGGTAACCTTATTTGTTAGGCAAGGTCGTCGCTCTGTTCTGACACCTGCGGGTCGTCATTTATTAGACGAAGGCCGTAAAGTATTGGCCGCTGTCAGCAAAATATCTGAACAAACTCAAACAATCTCGCATGGCTGGGAACCCAAATTGCGAATTGGTATCGATTCCATTTTAGATATTTCACAGGTTTTGCCGGCTATTCAGCAATTTTTACAAGCGCATCCGAATATTGAAATTGATATTAGCGAAGAGGTATTAAATGGTGCTTGGGAAGCTTTGATTGAAGA
This genomic window from Saccharobesus litoralis contains:
- a CDS encoding DoxX family protein codes for the protein MNFSTLKNVLTTQEHISTLPLRVSAGVIFAAHGAQKLFAWFGGYGLEGTGQWMESIGLAPGFLMALLAGSAEFFGGLLLILGLLTRPAALVLAVTMLVAIFSVHFSNGLFMSNNGYEFGLALFAISLSLAFQGGGKYALDTVVSRKLTSQ